In a single window of the Pelagibacterium sp. 26DY04 genome:
- a CDS encoding iron-siderophore ABC transporter substrate-binding protein: MRILWWLIIVAVASGAFQTKAGEFPAVVEHALGQTVVPAEPERIVAMTNRDAETLLALGVVPVGIQSQLGFEGGVGPWAEPLLRDARPEVWLGMEINYEAVVAIDPDLIVFANSGLDAEVYGRLSAIAPTVALPSGAVPWAATPQEMTLTIAQALGREEDGTALNAELGAYLAAQRQRYPVFGAMTLSYLDIFQRSIFAYPADSIVTNILLSVGFKPSAGVASIPENASYLDVSEERLAEFDADVLIIDGHGQSLEALQDELPTFSRLSAVQEGRVLLIEDMALATNSQLSIPYALDRLLPRIAEALEAGE, encoded by the coding sequence ATGCGAATTTTATGGTGGCTCATCATAGTTGCCGTTGCCTCGGGTGCGTTCCAAACCAAGGCCGGAGAGTTTCCGGCCGTCGTCGAACACGCGCTGGGGCAGACAGTTGTGCCGGCGGAACCGGAGCGCATCGTAGCGATGACCAACCGGGACGCGGAAACACTGCTGGCGCTTGGCGTAGTGCCGGTGGGTATTCAATCCCAACTTGGCTTCGAAGGCGGGGTCGGGCCTTGGGCGGAGCCGCTGCTGCGAGATGCGCGGCCGGAGGTCTGGCTGGGCATGGAGATCAACTATGAAGCCGTCGTGGCTATCGATCCCGACCTGATCGTCTTTGCCAATTCCGGCCTGGATGCCGAGGTGTATGGACGCTTGAGCGCCATTGCTCCGACTGTGGCCCTGCCTTCGGGTGCGGTGCCTTGGGCAGCAACGCCGCAGGAGATGACGCTGACCATCGCGCAGGCGCTGGGGCGTGAGGAAGATGGCACTGCGCTCAACGCTGAATTGGGGGCCTACCTGGCAGCGCAGCGGCAAAGATATCCGGTGTTCGGGGCCATGACCCTTTCGTACCTCGACATCTTCCAACGCTCGATCTTTGCCTATCCCGCCGACAGCATCGTGACCAACATCCTGCTCTCGGTCGGCTTTAAGCCCAGCGCCGGTGTCGCCTCGATACCCGAAAACGCTTCATATCTCGACGTGTCGGAGGAAAGGCTGGCCGAGTTTGATGCTGACGTGCTGATCATCGATGGGCACGGCCAGTCGCTGGAAGCACTGCAAGACGAATTGCCAACCTTCAGCAGGCTCAGTGCTGTGCAGGAGGGCAGGGTGTTGCTGATCGAGGATATGGCGCTGGCGACGAATTCGCAGCTTTCCATCCCTTACGCGCTGGATCGGCTATTGCCACGGATCGCGGAGGCGCTGGAAGCCGGGGAGTGA
- the tyrS gene encoding tyrosine--tRNA ligase — protein MTHFKSEFLHTLSERGFIHQISDPEGLDKKFSTEIVTGYIGYDPTAASLHVGHLMQIMMLHWMQKTGHRPIALMGGGTGMIGDPSFKDEARKLLTVEGIGANIEGIKQKFSNFLDFDRAENPAIMANNADWLLDLGYIAFLRDVGRHFSVNRMLSFDSVKLRLDREQSLSFLEFNYMILQAYDFVELNQRYGCTLQMGGSDQWGNIVNGLDLGHRMLDTQFYALTSPLLTTASGQKMGKTANGAVWLNADALSVYDFWQYWRNTEDADVERFLKLFTALPLDEIARVVSGVATDINEAKKVLATEVTALVHGRSAAEEAAATAIAVFEAGQLDLSLPTIQIGWSALRGGLGILAATVTAGLAASNGEARRHIQAGALRVNDDTVTDEKMSLGEAQVLSEGVIKLSIGKKRHVLLKPV, from the coding sequence ATGACCCATTTCAAATCCGAATTCCTTCATACGCTCTCCGAGCGCGGCTTCATCCACCAGATCTCCGATCCCGAGGGACTGGACAAGAAATTCTCGACCGAGATCGTCACCGGTTATATCGGCTACGATCCGACGGCGGCTTCGCTGCATGTTGGGCACCTCATGCAGATCATGATGCTCCATTGGATGCAGAAGACCGGCCATCGCCCCATTGCGCTCATGGGCGGCGGCACCGGCATGATCGGCGATCCCTCCTTCAAGGACGAGGCCCGCAAGCTCCTGACCGTCGAAGGCATCGGCGCCAATATCGAAGGCATCAAGCAAAAGTTCTCCAACTTCCTCGATTTCGATCGCGCCGAGAACCCGGCCATCATGGCCAACAACGCCGATTGGCTGCTCGATTTGGGCTATATCGCCTTCCTGCGCGACGTGGGCCGGCATTTCTCGGTCAATCGTATGCTCAGCTTCGATTCGGTCAAGCTGCGGCTGGATCGTGAGCAGTCGCTTTCGTTCCTCGAATTCAACTACATGATCCTGCAGGCCTACGATTTCGTCGAGCTCAACCAGCGCTACGGCTGCACTTTGCAGATGGGCGGCTCGGACCAATGGGGCAATATCGTCAACGGCCTCGATCTGGGCCATCGTATGCTCGACACCCAGTTCTACGCGCTGACTTCGCCGCTGCTCACCACGGCCTCCGGCCAGAAGATGGGCAAGACCGCCAATGGCGCGGTGTGGCTCAACGCCGATGCGCTCTCGGTCTATGATTTCTGGCAGTACTGGCGGAACACCGAGGATGCCGACGTAGAACGTTTCCTCAAGCTCTTCACCGCGCTTCCGCTCGATGAGATCGCCCGCGTTGTCAGCGGCGTCGCCACCGACATCAATGAAGCCAAGAAGGTGCTGGCGACCGAGGTCACCGCGCTCGTCCATGGTCGCTCCGCTGCCGAGGAAGCCGCAGCGACCGCCATCGCGGTCTTTGAAGCCGGACAACTCGATCTCTCGCTGCCAACCATCCAGATCGGCTGGTCGGCTCTGCGCGGCGGCCTTGGCATCCTCGCCGCTACGGTTACTGCCGGTCTCGCTGCTTCAAACGGTGAAGCCCGCCGGCACATCCAGGCCGGCGCGCTGAGGGTGAACGACGATACGGTCACCGACGAGAAGATGAGCCTCGGAGAAGCCCAGGTTCTCTCCGAAGGCGTCATCAAGCTTTCGATCGGCAAGAAGCGCCACGTGCTGTTAAAGCCGGTCTGA
- a CDS encoding penicillin-binding protein 1A: MVRLLSWLFGFGVFCGVIVLGAVSYYVWSLSEDLPDYTVLMDYQPPVTTRVHAADGTLLAEFARERRLFQPVETIPPMVIEAFLSAEDKDFYSHFGIDIAGVFRAARDNVMQTIDGGAGNLVGASTITQQVAKNFLLTSDQTWDRKIKEAILALRIENAMSKDKILELYLNEIYLGLNSYGVAAAALNYFDKGLYELTYAEAAYLAALPKGPSNYHPFRQPEAAIERRNWVLDRMAENGYITLNEAEVYKAENLNVIPRQGGSQLYSAEYFTEEVRRQLASIYGFDALYGGGMSVRTSLDPQMQLHARKALMDGLIAYDQRQGFHAVEATIELGDDWGQALAEVSPLSDVPEWTLAVVIEMENNSARIGLRPTIDVDGGVSPDRVTGTLPGSAVSWVSRPLSELLNVGDVVYVEPVAGEDGVYTLRQVPEVGGALVAMDPRTGRVLAMVGGFSFAESEFNRATQAMRQPGSSFKPIVYAAALDNGYTPASVILDAPLSIANADGTFWEPENYARQFYGPQTLRRGIELSRNVMTVRLAQDLGIPMIEEYARLFGVYDEMPNVLAMALGAGETTVLRMTAAYSTIANGGRKITPTLIDRIQDRYGETIYQHDERLCEGCEQPEWQGQGIPTIIDTRQQVLDPMTAYQITSMMEGVVQRGTGTAVRSVGRPVAGKTGTTNDYKDAWFVGFTPELAVGVYVGYDTPRNMGSSYTGGELAAPIFADFVSAALEGVPPTQFRMPPGMHTDWIDPVTGVGIVAGGSGVEEAFKPGTGPNLTTSVIGINSQAFDNIQTGATQQPAFNPGGLF, from the coding sequence ATGGTTCGACTTTTAAGCTGGTTGTTCGGTTTTGGCGTTTTCTGCGGCGTCATCGTTCTGGGCGCAGTTTCCTACTATGTTTGGTCCCTCAGCGAGGATCTCCCTGATTATACGGTGCTGATGGATTATCAGCCGCCGGTCACCACGCGCGTGCATGCGGCAGACGGGACGCTACTGGCCGAATTCGCGCGCGAGCGCCGGCTGTTTCAGCCGGTAGAGACCATCCCGCCCATGGTGATCGAGGCGTTCCTGTCGGCCGAGGACAAGGACTTCTATTCCCATTTCGGGATCGATATCGCCGGTGTTTTCCGTGCGGCGCGCGACAATGTCATGCAGACGATCGATGGCGGGGCGGGCAATCTCGTCGGCGCTTCGACCATCACGCAGCAGGTCGCCAAGAACTTCCTGCTTACCTCCGACCAGACATGGGATCGCAAGATCAAGGAGGCCATTCTTGCGCTTCGCATCGAGAATGCGATGTCCAAGGACAAGATTCTCGAGCTCTACCTCAACGAGATCTATCTCGGGCTCAATTCCTATGGCGTGGCGGCGGCGGCACTCAATTATTTCGACAAGGGCCTCTATGAGTTGACCTATGCCGAAGCGGCCTATCTGGCTGCACTGCCTAAGGGGCCGTCAAACTACCATCCGTTCCGGCAGCCTGAGGCGGCGATCGAGCGGCGGAACTGGGTGCTCGATCGCATGGCCGAGAACGGCTATATCACGCTCAATGAGGCCGAGGTCTATAAGGCCGAAAATCTCAACGTCATCCCGCGCCAGGGTGGCTCGCAGCTTTATTCGGCCGAATACTTCACCGAGGAGGTGCGGCGGCAGCTCGCTTCGATCTACGGCTTCGATGCCCTCTATGGCGGGGGCATGTCCGTGCGCACCTCGCTCGATCCGCAAATGCAGCTCCATGCGCGCAAGGCGCTGATGGATGGGCTGATCGCATACGACCAGCGCCAAGGCTTCCATGCGGTCGAGGCGACCATTGAACTCGGCGACGATTGGGGGCAGGCGCTGGCGGAGGTATCGCCTCTTTCGGACGTGCCGGAATGGACGCTGGCCGTAGTGATCGAGATGGAGAACAATTCCGCGCGCATCGGGTTGCGGCCGACGATCGACGTCGATGGCGGGGTCAGCCCCGATCGCGTGACGGGAACTCTGCCAGGATCGGCCGTGTCCTGGGTAAGCCGGCCCCTGAGCGAACTTTTGAACGTCGGCGACGTGGTCTATGTCGAGCCTGTAGCGGGCGAGGACGGTGTTTATACCTTGCGGCAGGTGCCCGAGGTTGGAGGAGCGCTGGTAGCCATGGATCCACGCACAGGGCGTGTTCTGGCCATGGTCGGCGGGTTCTCGTTTGCCGAGAGCGAGTTCAACCGCGCCACGCAGGCGATGCGCCAGCCGGGATCCTCATTCAAGCCTATCGTGTACGCGGCGGCGCTGGACAACGGATATACGCCGGCCTCGGTTATCCTCGATGCGCCGCTGTCGATCGCCAATGCCGACGGCACTTTCTGGGAGCCGGAAAACTATGCGCGCCAGTTCTATGGCCCGCAAACCTTGCGGCGCGGCATCGAATTGTCGCGCAACGTTATGACGGTGCGGCTGGCACAGGATCTGGGCATACCGATGATCGAGGAATATGCTCGGTTGTTCGGGGTTTATGACGAGATGCCGAACGTTTTGGCAATGGCGCTGGGTGCGGGGGAAACCACCGTGCTGCGCATGACGGCGGCGTATTCCACCATCGCCAATGGCGGGCGCAAGATAACCCCCACGCTGATCGACCGCATTCAGGATCGGTATGGCGAAACGATCTACCAGCACGATGAGCGGCTATGCGAAGGCTGTGAGCAGCCTGAATGGCAAGGACAGGGTATTCCCACGATCATTGATACCCGTCAGCAGGTGCTTGACCCGATGACGGCTTATCAAATCACGTCGATGATGGAAGGTGTCGTCCAGCGAGGGACCGGCACGGCCGTGCGTTCGGTGGGCCGGCCGGTGGCGGGCAAGACCGGCACGACCAACGACTACAAGGACGCCTGGTTTGTGGGCTTTACGCCCGAGCTCGCGGTCGGCGTTTATGTGGGTTACGACACACCGCGCAATATGGGTTCGAGCTATACGGGGGGCGAGCTGGCGGCGCCGATTTTCGCCGATTTCGTATCAGCCGCTCTGGAAGGTGTTCCGCCCACCCAGTTCCGCATGCCGCCGGGCATGCACACGGACTGGATCGATCCCGTCACGGGCGTGGGAATCGTGGCTGGAGGCTCGGGGGTCGAGGAAGCGTTCAAACCGGGGACGGGACCGAACCTCACGACCTCGGTGATCGGCATCAACTCCCAGGCCTTCGACAACATCCAGACCGGTGCGACTCAGCAGCCGGCGTTCAATCCCGGCGGGCTGTTCTGA
- the sufB gene encoding Fe-S cluster assembly protein SufB: MSNYADIPTLKENIDRDTVDQVLALDVDKYKYGFETIIESDKAPKGLTEETVRFISARKNEPEWMLEWRLEAFRRWLTLEEPTWARVSYPAIDFQDQHYYAAPKGVNGPKSLDEVDPELLATYEKLGIPLSEQKILAGVQDAGEPQGTPFSGNVAVDAVFDSVSVVTTFREELAKQGIIFCSISEAVREHPELVKKYLGSVVPVTDNFYATLNSAVFTDGSFVYIPKGVRCPMELSTYFRINERNTGQFERTLIIAEEGSYVSYLEGCTAPMRDEHQLHAAVVELVALDDAEIKYSTVQNWYPGDKEGKGGIYNFVTKRGDCRGKNSKISWTQVETGSAITWKYPSCILRGDGSRGEFYSIAISNGKQQVDSGTKMLHLGKNTSSRIISKGIAAGNSDNTYRGQVSAHRRATNARNFTQCDSLLIGDRCGAHTVPYIESRNSSAVFEHEATTSKISDDQMFYCLQRGLSEEEAVALIVNGFVRDVLQHLPMEFMVETQKLIGISLEGSVG, from the coding sequence ATGTCAAATTATGCCGACATTCCGACGCTCAAGGAAAATATCGATCGTGACACGGTCGATCAGGTTCTGGCGCTCGACGTCGACAAGTACAAATACGGCTTTGAGACGATCATCGAATCCGACAAGGCACCCAAGGGGCTGACCGAGGAAACGGTGCGGTTCATTTCGGCGCGGAAGAACGAACCCGAATGGATGCTTGAATGGCGTCTCGAAGCGTTCCGCCGTTGGCTGACGCTAGAAGAGCCGACCTGGGCGCGCGTCTCCTATCCGGCCATCGATTTCCAGGACCAGCATTACTACGCAGCGCCGAAGGGCGTGAATGGGCCCAAGTCGCTCGACGAGGTCGATCCCGAGCTGCTGGCGACCTATGAAAAGCTCGGCATTCCGCTGTCAGAGCAAAAGATCCTGGCCGGCGTGCAGGATGCGGGCGAGCCGCAGGGCACTCCGTTCAGCGGCAATGTTGCCGTCGACGCCGTGTTCGATTCGGTGTCGGTGGTTACGACTTTCCGTGAGGAATTGGCCAAGCAGGGCATTATCTTCTGCTCGATTTCGGAAGCTGTGCGTGAGCACCCCGAGTTGGTGAAGAAATATCTCGGTTCGGTGGTGCCCGTGACCGACAATTTCTACGCTACGCTCAATTCGGCGGTCTTTACCGACGGATCGTTCGTCTACATTCCCAAGGGCGTGCGCTGCCCGATGGAGCTTTCCACCTATTTCCGCATCAACGAGCGGAATACGGGGCAGTTCGAGCGCACGCTGATCATCGCCGAGGAAGGCTCCTATGTGAGCTATCTCGAAGGCTGCACGGCGCCCATGCGCGACGAGCACCAGCTACATGCGGCTGTTGTCGAACTGGTGGCGCTGGATGATGCTGAGATCAAGTATTCCACCGTCCAGAACTGGTATCCGGGCGACAAGGAAGGCAAGGGCGGCATCTACAATTTCGTCACCAAGCGTGGCGATTGCCGCGGCAAGAATTCCAAGATCTCCTGGACACAGGTCGAAACCGGTTCCGCGATCACCTGGAAGTATCCGAGCTGCATCTTGCGTGGCGATGGCTCGCGCGGCGAGTTCTATTCGATCGCCATTTCCAATGGAAAACAGCAGGTCGATAGCGGAACCAAGATGCTGCATTTGGGCAAGAACACGTCCTCGCGCATCATCTCCAAGGGTATCGCTGCGGGCAATTCCGATAACACCTATCGCGGGCAGGTTTCGGCGCATCGCCGGGCGACGAACGCGCGCAACTTCACCCAGTGCGACAGCCTGCTGATCGGTGACCGCTGCGGGGCGCATACGGTGCCCTATATCGAGAGCCGTAATTCCTCGGCGGTGTTCGAGCACGAGGCGACGACCTCAAAGATCTCAGACGACCAGATGTTCTACTGCCTGCAGCGCGGACTCTCCGAAGAAGAGGCCGTGGCGCTGATCGTTAACGGTTTTGTGCGTGACGTGCTGCAGCACCTACCGATGGAGTTCATGGTGGAAACCCAGAAGCTCATCGGCATCTCGCTCGAAGGCAGCGTAGGCTGA
- a CDS encoding M23 family metallopeptidase, translating into MQAGDQSITLGRQQVRVRSGRRIGAYILYMGIVTVLLVSNALTALVLYFTPEISALMRDDNSALLAAYEQRITELRLEVDRLHSRQYAQMGDMNLQMHELVQQQEVLSEQHEYVRALTQMAREMGIAQVPAATADVTAPTPPLSGDTAALAESLIAMQEDTRMALVSLSDAATLSANDILTQLRSVGIEPELAAEGVGGPFIPAQGEGLSIIDEANAVADALARYQSARHALLKAPVQTPISGTGTVTSNFGNRTDPFLKRAAFHAGIDFRASTGTPVLAAASGTVKFAGGNGGYGNMVEIDHGNGYATRYAHLSQIAVAIGQTVTGGQRIGLAGSTGRSTGPHLHFEVRRSGSAIDPTRFIAAGRALAAYL; encoded by the coding sequence GTGCAGGCGGGCGATCAGTCCATTACGCTGGGCCGGCAGCAGGTCCGAGTGCGATCTGGCCGCCGCATCGGCGCTTACATCCTCTACATGGGGATCGTCACTGTTCTTCTCGTGTCTAATGCATTGACCGCACTGGTTCTTTATTTCACGCCTGAGATCAGCGCGTTAATGCGCGACGACAATTCGGCTCTGCTTGCTGCTTACGAGCAGCGCATCACCGAACTGCGGCTGGAAGTCGACCGGCTGCATTCGCGTCAATACGCGCAGATGGGCGATATGAACCTGCAGATGCACGAACTGGTCCAGCAGCAGGAGGTATTGTCCGAGCAGCATGAATATGTCCGGGCCCTCACCCAAATGGCGCGGGAAATGGGCATTGCCCAAGTCCCTGCTGCGACGGCCGATGTCACTGCTCCCACACCGCCCCTTTCGGGCGACACGGCCGCGCTGGCCGAAAGTCTGATCGCCATGCAGGAAGATACCCGCATGGCGCTCGTATCGTTGTCGGATGCTGCTACGCTGTCGGCCAATGACATTCTCACCCAGTTGCGGAGCGTCGGCATCGAGCCGGAACTGGCGGCAGAAGGTGTTGGCGGTCCGTTCATTCCCGCCCAGGGCGAAGGCCTTTCGATCATCGATGAAGCCAATGCCGTCGCCGATGCCCTCGCCCGCTATCAATCCGCACGACACGCCTTGCTGAAAGCTCCTGTGCAGACGCCCATTTCCGGCACGGGAACCGTGACCTCCAATTTCGGCAACCGCACCGATCCGTTCCTCAAGCGCGCCGCCTTTCACGCCGGCATAGACTTCCGCGCCAGCACCGGCACGCCAGTCCTCGCCGCCGCGAGCGGCACCGTGAAGTTTGCCGGCGGCAATGGCGGCTACGGCAATATGGTGGAGATCGACCACGGCAATGGCTATGCCACCCGCTACGCCCACTTAAGCCAGATCGCCGTTGCTATTGGCCAGACCGTCACAGGCGGCCAGCGCATCGGCCTTGCGGGTTCCACTGGCCGCTCGACCGGGCCCCACCTCCACTTCGAAGTCCGCCGGAGTGGCAGCGCCATCGACCCGACCCGCTTCATCGCCGCTGGCCGGGCGCTGGCTGCATATCTCTAA
- a CDS encoding cysteine desulfurase family protein: MSAYLDHNASAPLLPRAREAMVAALAMTGNPSSVHRPGRALRALIDAARDKVAKAAGAEAKQVVFTGSATEAITQAIVGGVKAFAIDRVIVCATDHAATLKAAEATGVSVRVVGVDKDGLIDIEALGRHIETANLAGEKLLVAFSWVNNETGVIQPRGRIEAMVGPTPHILVIDAVQAFGKRDLDFAASATDMMAISAHKIGGPAGIGALLVKGHADTVRLVPGGGQEQGRRGGTESAALIAGFGAACEGFNEAFSVERIGELVEQFEERLLMVAPDAVIFGRETERIGTTVNFAVPGLKNTVAMMSLDLAGIAVSSGSACSSGKVGRSHVLSAMGVAPELGECGLRVSFGWSSIAEEIDAFFKAYETVLSRHRQKGAAA; this comes from the coding sequence ATGAGCGCATACCTCGATCATAACGCTTCGGCGCCTTTATTGCCGCGCGCGCGCGAGGCGATGGTGGCCGCGCTTGCCATGACGGGCAATCCATCCTCGGTCCACCGGCCGGGCCGGGCTTTGCGTGCCCTGATCGATGCAGCGCGGGATAAGGTGGCGAAAGCGGCTGGAGCCGAGGCCAAGCAGGTGGTGTTCACCGGCTCGGCCACCGAGGCTATCACCCAGGCTATCGTCGGGGGCGTCAAGGCGTTCGCGATCGACAGAGTGATCGTGTGCGCCACCGATCATGCGGCGACGCTCAAGGCCGCCGAAGCCACGGGCGTTTCGGTGCGTGTGGTCGGTGTCGATAAGGATGGACTTATCGATATCGAGGCGCTGGGGCGGCATATCGAGACCGCCAACCTCGCCGGTGAAAAGCTGCTGGTCGCCTTTTCCTGGGTGAACAACGAGACCGGTGTTATTCAGCCGCGCGGGCGGATCGAGGCGATGGTGGGGCCTACACCCCATATTCTCGTCATCGACGCGGTGCAAGCTTTTGGCAAGCGCGATCTGGACTTTGCGGCCTCGGCTACCGATATGATGGCCATCTCCGCCCACAAGATCGGCGGGCCGGCTGGGATCGGCGCGTTGCTTGTCAAAGGGCACGCCGATACCGTGCGGCTGGTTCCGGGCGGCGGACAGGAACAGGGCCGGCGCGGCGGCACCGAATCGGCGGCGCTGATCGCGGGGTTCGGGGCGGCCTGTGAAGGGTTTAATGAGGCCTTCTCGGTCGAGCGCATCGGGGAGCTTGTTGAGCAGTTCGAGGAACGGCTTCTGATGGTCGCGCCCGATGCCGTGATCTTTGGCCGAGAAACCGAGCGGATCGGCACGACCGTCAATTTCGCGGTGCCGGGGCTCAAGAACACTGTGGCGATGATGAGCCTGGATCTGGCTGGCATCGCCGTTTCGTCCGGTTCGGCATGCTCGTCGGGCAAGGTGGGACGCTCTCATGTGCTTAGCGCCATGGGGGTAGCGCCCGAGTTAGGTGAATGCGGCCTTCGGGTCAGTTTCGGCTGGTCTTCGATCGCCGAGGAAATCGACGCCTTCTTCAAGGCCTATGAAACGGTGCTGAGCCGCCATCGCCAAAAAGGCGCGGCGGCTTAG
- the prfB gene encoding peptide chain release factor 2 (programmed frameshift), producing MRADVLKTVDEIKQALSLLRRHLDWDTAERRLDELNARSESGDLWNDPDQARKVMSERQALEVAITDVRTLESGLNDNIELIELGEAEGDSEIVAEAERSLVELQGTAARMRVETLLSGEADSNDCYLEVHSGAGGTESQDWAQMLFRMYTRWAERRGFKVETIEYSAGEEAGIKGATILIKGHNAYGWLKTESGVHRLVRISPYDSQARRHTSFSSVWVYPVIDDSIDIEVNESDVRIDTYRASGAGGQHVNTTDSAVRITHIPTGIVVQCQNERSQHKNRAQAWDMLRARLYELELQKREEAANAEAASKTEIGWGHQIRSYVLQPYQLVKDLRTQVESTSPSDVLDGDLDQFMEASLAQRLGTDTEDA from the exons ATGCGCGCAGACGTTCTCAAGACGGTCGACGAAATCAAGCAGGCCCTAAGCCTGCTGAGGAGGCATCTT GACTGGGATACAGCCGAAAGACGCCTCGACGAACTGAATGCCCGTTCCGAATCGGGTGATCTCTGGAATGATCCCGACCAGGCCCGCAAAGTGATGAGCGAGCGCCAGGCGCTGGAAGTCGCCATCACGGACGTGCGGACACTTGAATCGGGTCTCAACGACAATATCGAACTGATCGAACTGGGCGAAGCCGAGGGCGATAGCGAGATCGTGGCCGAGGCCGAGCGTTCGCTGGTCGAGTTGCAGGGCACGGCGGCGCGCATGCGCGTGGAAACGCTGCTGTCGGGCGAAGCTGATTCCAACGACTGCTATCTGGAAGTCCATTCCGGAGCCGGTGGCACCGAGAGCCAGGACTGGGCGCAGATGCTGTTCCGCATGTATACGCGTTGGGCCGAGCGGCGGGGCTTCAAGGTCGAGACAATCGAATACAGCGCTGGAGAAGAAGCCGGGATCAAGGGCGCGACGATCCTGATCAAAGGCCATAATGCCTATGGCTGGCTCAAGACCGAAAGCGGTGTGCATCGGCTGGTGCGCATTTCGCCCTATGACAGCCAGGCGCGGCGCCATACGAGCTTTTCGAGCGTTTGGGTTTATCCGGTAATCGACGATTCGATCGATATCGAGGTCAACGAATCGGATGTGCGGATCGATACGTACCGCGCCTCGGGGGCGGGCGGACAGCACGTCAACACCACCGATTCAGCCGTGCGGATCACGCACATCCCGACCGGCATTGTCGTGCAGTGCCAGAATGAGCGATCCCAGCATAAGAACCGGGCGCAGGCCTGGGACATGTTGCGGGCGCGGCTTTATGAGCTCGAGCTGCAAAAGCGCGAAGAGGCGGCCAATGCCGAGGCTGCATCCAAGACCGAAATCGGCTGGGGGCACCAGATCCGCTCCTATGTTCTGCAGCCCTACCAGTTGGTCAAGGATCTGCGCACGCAGGTTGAGAGCACCTCGCCGTCGGACGTGCTCGACGGCGATCTCGACCAGTTCATGGAAGCCTCGTTGGCTCAGAGGCTGGGCACGGATACCGAGGATGCCTGA
- a CDS encoding peroxiredoxin, with product MTQLAAGQAAPDFTLQTDTGAPFTLSDQRGKSVLIYFYPQADTPACNDENLSFTAHADWFADRNILLVGISPDSVEKLARFRADYSLSPILLSDPDHKAIGPFGVWGEKTNYGRTYQGLIRSTFLIDADGKIARIWPNIRAKGHVERVVKALG from the coding sequence ATGACCCAATTGGCCGCCGGACAAGCCGCCCCGGACTTCACCCTCCAAACCGATACCGGAGCGCCCTTCACCCTCTCGGATCAGCGCGGTAAATCGGTGCTCATCTACTTCTACCCCCAGGCCGACACGCCGGCCTGCAATGACGAGAATCTTTCCTTCACCGCCCATGCTGACTGGTTCGCCGACCGCAACATCCTGCTTGTCGGCATCTCCCCCGACAGTGTTGAAAAGCTTGCACGTTTTCGTGCCGACTACTCACTTTCGCCCATCCTGCTTTCCGATCCTGATCACAAGGCCATCGGCCCCTTCGGCGTCTGGGGCGAAAAGACCAATTACGGCCGCACCTATCAGGGATTGATCCGCTCGACCTTCCTCATCGACGCCGACGGAAAGATCGCCAGGATCTGGCCCAATATCCGCGCCAAAGGCCATGTCGAACGCGTGGTCAAGGCCTTGGGTTAG
- a CDS encoding alpha/beta hydrolase, translating to MPEVIFNGPEGRIEGRYQPGKEPNAPVAIVLHPHPQFGGTMNNQIVYNLFYMFVKRGFAVLRFNSRGVGRSQGIFDHGIGELSDAAAALDWLQALNRESRGCWIAGFSFGAWIGMQLLMRRPEVEGFISVSPPENLYDFSFLAPCPSSGLIIHGDKDRVAPPEAVQKLVDKLKLQKGITIEQQIVEGANHFYENRIDELIEACGEYLDRRRAEIAAGGGR from the coding sequence ATGCCTGAAGTGATTTTCAACGGACCCGAGGGCCGGATCGAAGGCCGGTATCAGCCCGGCAAGGAGCCCAACGCGCCCGTTGCGATCGTTCTTCATCCCCACCCGCAATTCGGCGGCACGATGAACAACCAGATCGTCTACAATCTCTTCTATATGTTCGTGAAACGCGGCTTCGCCGTGCTGCGCTTCAACTCGCGTGGCGTCGGCCGCTCACAGGGGATTTTCGACCACGGCATTGGTGAGCTCTCCGATGCCGCCGCCGCGCTCGACTGGCTGCAGGCATTGAACCGCGAGAGCCGCGGGTGCTGGATCGCTGGCTTCTCGTTCGGCGCCTGGATCGGCATGCAGCTCCTGATGCGCCGTCCCGAAGTCGAGGGCTTCATTTCGGTTTCGCCCCCGGAAAACCTTTACGATTTCTCGTTCCTGGCGCCCTGCCCCTCCTCGGGCCTGATCATCCATGGCGACAAGGACCGCGTTGCGCCTCCCGAGGCCGTTCAGAAACTCGTAGACAAGCTCAAGCTGCAGAAGGGCATCACCATCGAGCAACAGATCGTGGAAGGCGCCAACCACTTCTACGAAAACCGGATCGATGAACTGATCGAAGCGTGCGGCGAGTACCTCGACCGTCGCCGGGCCGAGATCGCCGCCGGCGGCGGACGCTAA